From bacterium, a single genomic window includes:
- a CDS encoding Rrf2 family transcriptional regulator, with amino-acid sequence MLLTKRNEYALQAMIIMARQKEGELVPASALAQRIKTTPAFMSKIAQQLSGAGLVKSRKGKNGGLFLGRPAQKILVKQIFAAVDGTLLVSACLNEGRCRHHVCPIYPALTKLQKDLDNRLNSAKLSTFV; translated from the coding sequence ATGCTTCTGACCAAGCGCAACGAATACGCCCTGCAGGCCATGATCATTATGGCCCGGCAGAAAGAGGGCGAACTTGTACCGGCTTCGGCCCTGGCCCAACGGATAAAGACCACTCCGGCCTTCATGTCCAAGATAGCCCAGCAACTATCCGGGGCCGGGCTTGTGAAGTCTCGAAAGGGGAAGAACGGGGGTCTGTTCCTGGGCCGGCCGGCCCAAAAGATACTGGTCAAACAGATCTTCGCGGCGGTGGACGGGACGCTTTTGGTAAGCGCCTGCCTGAATGAAGGGCGCTGCCGGCACCATGTCTGTCCGATATATCCCGCCCTGACCAAATTGCAGAAAGACCTGGACAACCGGCTGAACTCGGCCAAACTGTCAACATTTGTTTGA